Proteins found in one Pontibacter sp. SGAir0037 genomic segment:
- a CDS encoding DivIVA domain-containing protein, with the protein MKITPLEIRQKTFEKAFRGLDKDEVNAFLLTLSQQWEKLLDENKDLRMKLDASHRETQKLREVESSLYKTLKTAEDTGNSILEQANKSSELKVREAQLKADELLSQARNQARQVLEDASKQSERMVAEMQQEVKALEQDYQRLEGYLESMVRDLKHLANDALEKVEKANAKPKTSTSSILSRAASVQVQQAELLQKLKDMNTASENKPYQLAASTAANAPIAVRNGNGFDPFGDPAPDVTQPHPEIPNPVTPVPNIPAPEIEQPEPDYPGRVPAPGIEKPIPDIEPVTPDEPEIQPPLTEPSKNQVNAPIRQTAGSFFDEI; encoded by the coding sequence ATGAAGATTACACCATTAGAAATCAGACAAAAGACATTTGAGAAAGCTTTCAGGGGATTGGACAAAGATGAGGTAAATGCTTTTTTGCTGACCCTCTCTCAGCAGTGGGAAAAGCTTTTGGATGAAAACAAAGACCTGCGCATGAAGCTGGATGCGTCGCATCGCGAGACTCAGAAGCTGCGTGAAGTGGAATCTTCGCTCTATAAAACTTTAAAAACAGCTGAAGATACAGGAAACAGTATTCTGGAACAGGCAAACAAATCATCGGAGCTGAAAGTGCGCGAGGCACAGTTAAAGGCAGATGAGCTTTTAAGCCAGGCGCGCAACCAGGCACGTCAGGTTTTAGAAGACGCTTCCAAACAATCGGAACGTATGGTGGCTGAAATGCAGCAGGAGGTAAAAGCGCTGGAGCAGGATTATCAGCGACTGGAGGGTTACCTGGAGTCGATGGTGCGTGACCTGAAACATTTGGCTAATGATGCTTTAGAGAAAGTAGAAAAGGCAAATGCAAAACCAAAAACCTCTACATCAAGTATTCTTTCAAGAGCAGCCAGTGTGCAAGTGCAACAAGCTGAGCTGTTGCAAAAACTGAAAGATATGAACACAGCATCCGAAAATAAACCATACCAGTTAGCGGCTTCTACAGCGGCTAATGCTCCTATAGCAGTAAGAAATGGCAACGGATTTGATCCTTTTGGAGATCCTGCCCCAGATGTAACACAGCCGCACCCGGAAATTCCTAATCCGGTTACGCCTGTGCCTAATATACCTGCCCCTGAAATTGAGCAACCTGAGCCTGATTATCCTGGCCGTGTGCCAGCTCCGGGTATCGAAAAGCCAATTCCTGATATTGAACCTGTAACGCCGGATGAGCCTGAAATTCAGCCTCCTCTTACCGAACCTTCCAAAAACCAGGTAAATGCGCCTATCAGGCAAACGGCTGGGTCCTTCTTCGACGAAATATAA
- a CDS encoding aminotransferase class V-fold PLP-dependent enzyme, with translation MTNKIFFTPGPSELYPTVAKHIQSALEDKIGSISHRSQQFKDIYAHAEAELRTLLQLPDNYEVLFLSSANEIWERAIQNTVEHESFHLVNGSFSKRFYQVSGELGRKATKYEAPFTQGFDAASIHVPATAELVALVQNETSSGASMPVAEINKFREKVSPDTLLFVDAVSSLPIPAFDFNQVDSVYFSVQKCFGLPAGLGVWLLNNRCVAKAEALQAKGVSLGSYHSIPAMLSKAKANQTVETPNVLNLYLLGKVVEDMLQKGIETIREEAATKAQLIYEYIKVSKNFSAAVQEQAHRSVTTIVANTILPASEVNKLLAPYNMAVGSGYGDYKEKQIRIASFPAHSVEQVQALVEKLQELVG, from the coding sequence ATGACTAATAAGATTTTCTTTACGCCAGGGCCTTCAGAATTATATCCTACAGTTGCAAAGCACATACAAAGTGCTTTAGAAGATAAAATTGGAAGTATTTCGCACCGCAGCCAGCAGTTTAAAGATATTTATGCACATGCCGAAGCTGAACTGCGCACCCTGCTTCAGTTGCCGGATAATTATGAGGTGCTGTTTCTGTCGTCGGCCAACGAAATATGGGAAAGAGCCATTCAGAATACAGTAGAACACGAAAGTTTTCACTTGGTAAACGGCTCCTTTTCAAAACGCTTTTACCAGGTATCAGGGGAATTGGGGCGTAAAGCAACTAAATATGAAGCACCCTTTACACAAGGCTTTGATGCTGCAAGTATACATGTTCCTGCCACAGCTGAATTAGTAGCTCTTGTACAAAACGAAACCAGCTCAGGTGCCAGTATGCCTGTGGCGGAAATCAACAAGTTCAGGGAGAAAGTAAGTCCGGATACGCTTCTTTTTGTAGATGCCGTTTCTTCGCTTCCTATTCCGGCCTTTGATTTCAATCAAGTTGATTCTGTTTATTTTTCGGTTCAGAAATGCTTCGGGCTTCCGGCTGGCTTAGGTGTCTGGCTTCTGAACAACCGGTGTGTAGCGAAGGCAGAAGCTTTGCAGGCAAAGGGAGTTTCGCTTGGCTCTTACCATAGTATACCTGCCATGCTTAGCAAGGCAAAGGCAAACCAAACTGTAGAAACACCAAATGTGCTCAACTTATACCTGCTGGGCAAGGTGGTGGAAGACATGCTTCAGAAAGGAATAGAAACAATCAGAGAAGAAGCAGCAACCAAAGCACAGCTTATCTATGAGTATATAAAGGTCAGCAAAAACTTTTCTGCTGCAGTACAGGAGCAAGCCCATCGCTCCGTTACAACCATTGTAGCCAATACCATTTTACCGGCATCCGAAGTAAATAAATTGCTGGCTCCATACAACATGGCTGTTGGCAGCGGCTATGGCGACTATAAAGAGAAGCAGATCAGAATTGCCAGTTTTCCTGCTCACAGTGTAGAACAGGTACAGGCTTTGGTTGAAAAGCTGCAGGAGTTAGTAGGCTAA
- the bshA gene encoding N-acetyl-alpha-D-glucosaminyl L-malate synthase BshA: MRIGIVCYPTFGGSGVVATELGKELALKGHKVHFITYSQPARLDFFNENLFYHEVYIPTYPLFQYPPYELALASKMVDIVQFEKLDVLHVHYAIPHASAAFMAKQILKTKGIHIPVITTLHGTDITLVGKDASFEPVVTFSINQSDGVTAVSDSLRAETYNFFQIEKEIEVIPNFINLSKFKRQKKDHFRMAISPNNEKLLVHTSNFRSVKRIEDVIRIFAKVRERIPSKLLLIGDGPERPKMEKLCRELDICSDTRFLGKMEAVEEVLSIADLFLMPSEKESFGLAALEAMACEVPVISSNAGGIPELNVDGVTGFVSPVGAVDEMVKNALYILQDENLSRFKQNAFNRAKDFDINTIVPLYEQYYQRIIDEQLALL; the protein is encoded by the coding sequence ATGAGAATCGGGATTGTCTGTTACCCAACTTTTGGAGGTAGCGGTGTGGTAGCCACAGAATTAGGAAAAGAGCTTGCCCTGAAAGGACACAAAGTTCATTTTATCACCTATAGCCAGCCAGCTCGCCTCGACTTTTTCAACGAAAATCTTTTTTATCACGAAGTATACATTCCTACTTACCCCCTGTTTCAGTACCCGCCGTACGAACTGGCACTTGCCAGTAAAATGGTAGATATTGTTCAGTTCGAAAAACTGGATGTGCTGCATGTGCATTATGCCATACCCCATGCTTCGGCAGCCTTTATGGCAAAGCAGATCCTGAAAACGAAGGGAATTCATATACCTGTTATCACCACCCTGCATGGTACAGATATAACCCTGGTAGGTAAAGATGCTTCTTTTGAACCTGTTGTCACGTTCAGCATAAACCAGTCAGACGGCGTTACAGCAGTTTCAGACAGCCTTCGGGCAGAGACGTATAACTTCTTCCAGATTGAAAAAGAAATAGAAGTTATTCCTAACTTTATCAACCTGTCTAAATTTAAGCGTCAGAAGAAAGATCATTTCCGAATGGCCATCAGCCCGAACAACGAAAAGCTGCTGGTACATACCTCCAACTTTCGGTCGGTAAAACGAATTGAGGATGTAATCCGGATTTTTGCCAAAGTGCGCGAAAGAATTCCGAGCAAGCTGTTGCTGATTGGCGACGGGCCGGAAAGGCCTAAAATGGAAAAGCTGTGCCGGGAACTGGATATTTGTAGCGACACACGCTTTTTAGGTAAAATGGAAGCCGTAGAAGAAGTACTCTCTATAGCCGACCTGTTCCTGATGCCTTCCGAAAAAGAAAGCTTTGGTTTAGCGGCACTGGAAGCCATGGCCTGCGAGGTGCCGGTTATTTCTTCTAACGCAGGTGGTATACCGGAGCTGAATGTAGATGGCGTTACCGGATTCGTAAGCCCTGTAGGCGCTGTAGACGAAATGGTGAAGAATGCGCTTTACATTTTGCAGGACGAAAACCTGAGCCGGTTTAAACAAAATGCCTTTAATCGCGCCAAAGACTTTGACATTAACACCATTGTGCCGCTGTACGAACAATATTACCAACGTATTATTGATGAGCAACTAGCTTTACTTTAA
- the serA gene encoding phosphoglycerate dehydrogenase yields the protein MSKDKYFIIDFDSTFTQVEALDELGEITLHDDERKDQILQEIKDLTNSAMEGKSSFTVGLSKRLALLKANKKDLQQLIPRLRDKVSESIKRNREFFTEFSDNIFIVSSGFKEFITPIVTEYGIKEENIFANTFLFDENGNIIGFDEANVLCLDKGKIKLLETMALKGDVYVLGDGYTDYEIKEAGLANKFYAFTENIARDSVVAKAEHIAPSLDEFLYQNKLPMAISYPKNRIRALLLENIHPKAVELFKKEGYQVETVAGALSEEELCERIKDVSILGIRSKTHVTKKVLKHANKLMSIGAFCIGTNQIDLTAALDAGITVFNAPFSNTRSVVELAIGQIIMLSRNIFDKSEKMHRGEWDKSAAGSFEVRDKKLGIVGYGNIGSQLSVLAESLGMEVYYYDVVEKLQLGNARKCETLTELLEIADFVTLHVDGRSSNKNLFGEAEFAAMKEGAIFLNLSRGHVVDLSSLVGALKTGKLRGAAVDVFPEEPANNSEEFVSELRGLPNVILTPHIGGSTLEAQQNIADFVPKRIMQYINAGNTYQSVNFPNIQLPELNNAHRLIHIHQNVPGVLANINKVLASNHVNILGQYLKTNERVGYVITDIDKAYDKTVVNDMKQVPHTIKFRILY from the coding sequence ATGAGCAAAGACAAATACTTTATCATTGATTTTGACAGCACATTCACACAAGTGGAGGCTTTAGACGAGTTAGGTGAAATAACCCTGCATGATGACGAACGCAAAGATCAGATTCTTCAGGAAATAAAAGATTTAACAAACAGTGCCATGGAGGGTAAAAGCTCCTTTACTGTAGGATTATCCAAGCGCCTGGCCCTGTTAAAAGCAAATAAAAAAGACCTGCAGCAACTTATTCCAAGGCTTCGCGACAAGGTATCAGAATCCATTAAACGAAACAGAGAGTTCTTTACAGAATTTTCTGATAACATTTTTATAGTATCAAGCGGGTTTAAGGAGTTTATCACCCCAATTGTTACTGAATACGGCATTAAGGAAGAAAATATTTTTGCCAATACATTTCTGTTTGATGAGAACGGTAACATTATTGGTTTTGATGAAGCCAATGTACTGTGCCTGGACAAAGGAAAGATAAAACTGCTTGAAACTATGGCGCTGAAAGGCGATGTGTATGTTTTAGGCGACGGGTATACCGATTACGAAATAAAAGAGGCCGGTCTTGCCAACAAGTTCTATGCCTTTACAGAAAATATTGCCCGCGATAGTGTAGTGGCAAAAGCAGAGCATATAGCACCAAGCTTAGACGAGTTCTTATACCAGAATAAACTTCCTATGGCTATCTCCTATCCCAAAAACCGCATCAGAGCACTTCTGCTGGAGAACATCCACCCTAAGGCTGTGGAGCTCTTTAAAAAAGAAGGATACCAGGTTGAAACTGTTGCAGGTGCTTTAAGTGAGGAGGAACTGTGTGAGCGTATAAAAGACGTATCTATACTGGGCATCCGCTCTAAAACACACGTTACCAAAAAAGTGCTCAAACATGCAAATAAGTTAATGAGCATTGGCGCATTTTGCATTGGCACAAATCAGATCGATTTAACTGCTGCGCTCGATGCCGGCATTACGGTTTTTAATGCGCCATTCAGTAACACCCGAAGTGTTGTGGAGCTGGCAATCGGCCAGATCATCATGCTGAGCCGCAACATCTTTGACAAAAGCGAAAAGATGCATCGTGGCGAGTGGGATAAATCGGCAGCCGGTAGTTTTGAAGTACGCGATAAAAAACTGGGAATTGTTGGCTACGGCAACATAGGCTCACAGCTTTCTGTTTTGGCAGAATCGCTGGGCATGGAAGTTTATTATTACGATGTGGTAGAGAAACTGCAGCTTGGTAATGCCCGCAAGTGCGAAACCTTAACTGAATTATTGGAAATAGCAGATTTTGTAACGCTGCACGTTGATGGCAGGTCTTCCAATAAAAACCTTTTTGGTGAAGCAGAATTTGCCGCCATGAAAGAAGGGGCTATTTTCCTGAACCTGAGCCGTGGCCATGTAGTGGACTTATCCAGCCTGGTAGGGGCTTTAAAAACAGGCAAGCTTCGTGGAGCAGCGGTAGACGTTTTCCCGGAAGAGCCAGCCAATAATTCTGAAGAATTCGTGAGCGAGCTTCGTGGTTTGCCAAATGTTATTCTGACGCCGCATATTGGAGGAAGCACTCTGGAGGCGCAGCAGAACATTGCTGACTTTGTACCGAAGCGCATTATGCAGTACATCAATGCCGGTAATACATATCAGAGTGTAAATTTCCCGAACATTCAGCTGCCTGAGCTAAACAATGCACACCGCCTGATTCATATACACCAGAACGTGCCGGGTGTATTGGCCAACATAAACAAAGTGCTTGCCAGCAACCATGTTAACATTCTGGGCCAGTACCTGAAAACAAATGAACGTGTGGGATATGTAATCACCGACATCGACAAAGCCTACGATAAAACAGTAGTAAATGACATGAAGCAGGTGCCGCATACCATTAAATTCAGAATATTATATTAA
- the folB gene encoding dihydroneopterin aldolase: MGQIALEGMEFFAFHGYYDEEQKIGNKYGIDLYIETDLSRAAESDELQQTVNYEVLYALALEEMKIPARLLEHIGHRIIDRVYEHFPFVQSVKISVYKFNPPLGGICKWAKVSLEK; encoded by the coding sequence ATGGGACAGATTGCATTGGAAGGAATGGAGTTCTTTGCCTTCCATGGCTATTATGATGAGGAGCAGAAGATTGGCAATAAGTACGGCATCGATCTGTATATTGAAACAGATTTAAGCCGTGCTGCCGAAAGCGATGAGCTGCAGCAAACTGTAAATTATGAGGTGCTGTATGCACTGGCGCTGGAAGAAATGAAAATTCCTGCGCGGTTGCTGGAGCATATCGGGCATCGCATCATTGATCGTGTGTATGAACACTTTCCGTTTGTGCAATCTGTTAAGATCAGCGTGTATAAGTTTAACCCTCCCTTGGGTGGCATTTGCAAGTGGGCAAAGGTGTCGCTGGAGAAGTAA
- a CDS encoding iron-sulfur cluster assembly accessory protein → MATETKTAPITLTERALAEVKNIMQEKNVPADYGLRVGVQGGGCSGMSYLLGFDKAKEADEVFDLDGVNLIMDKKHGMYVMGMQVDFQDGLNARGFTFNNPQATSTCGCGSSFSA, encoded by the coding sequence ATGGCAACAGAAACTAAAACTGCACCTATCACGCTCACAGAAAGAGCACTGGCTGAAGTTAAAAATATAATGCAAGAAAAGAACGTACCAGCTGATTACGGATTACGCGTGGGCGTTCAGGGCGGCGGCTGCTCAGGTATGTCTTACCTGCTTGGCTTTGATAAAGCAAAAGAAGCAGACGAAGTATTTGACCTTGACGGTGTAAACCTAATCATGGACAAGAAGCATGGTATGTATGTTATGGGTATGCAAGTAGATTTCCAAGATGGCCTTAACGCCCGCGGATTTACGTTTAACAACCCTCAGGCAACCAGCACCTGCGGTTGCGGTAGCTCTTTCTCTGCTTAA